One Thermogemmatispora onikobensis DNA segment encodes these proteins:
- a CDS encoding sigma-70 family RNA polymerase sigma factor has translation MLDLERADTGNALTLDDQPTQDNPDLEKQLDQLLTKDLEYIDFDDDNDDDAVVDGEEEPGKDEEPELDEDLSVLEPAALELEEMPDMHEDLTQLPGSPELEDTASLLSLPSLPATRGGAVRRPGGRRRRSDYADESTASALDTGESDAVMAYLREIGRVPMISHEREIELAKRIEMGDREAKKQFILANLRLVVSIAKRYVGRGLSLLDLIQEGNIGLIRAVQRYDWRRGHRFSTHATWWIRQAISRAVADKGRTIRLPVYVNTALNRIRRERQRLLQELGREPTEQELAEATGLDPIRMQELQSAPGAPVSLELPVGEDEEQELGDVLADTESASPEDIATTQTLKDEVQRVLESVLTPRERLVLQLRFGLGNGQAHPLEQVGRELGITRERVRQIEAGALAKLRQPPVLERLRG, from the coding sequence ATGTTAGACCTGGAGCGTGCCGACACGGGAAATGCGCTTACCTTAGATGACCAGCCCACACAAGACAATCCAGATCTGGAGAAGCAACTTGATCAGTTGCTTACGAAGGATCTTGAATATATAGATTTTGATGACGACAACGACGACGACGCTGTTGTTGATGGAGAGGAGGAACCTGGCAAGGACGAAGAGCCTGAGCTGGACGAGGACCTCAGCGTTCTAGAGCCAGCAGCCCTGGAGTTAGAAGAGATGCCTGATATGCATGAAGATCTGACGCAATTGCCAGGTTCGCCTGAGCTAGAAGATACCGCCTCGCTGCTCTCTCTTCCTTCCCTGCCTGCGACTCGCGGGGGTGCAGTACGTCGCCCCGGCGGGCGCCGGCGCCGCTCCGACTATGCGGACGAGAGCACAGCGAGCGCTCTAGACACCGGCGAATCGGATGCCGTGATGGCATATCTGCGCGAGATCGGGCGTGTGCCGATGATCTCGCACGAGCGCGAAATCGAGCTGGCCAAGCGCATCGAGATGGGTGACCGCGAGGCCAAGAAGCAGTTCATTCTGGCCAATCTGCGCCTGGTTGTCAGCATCGCCAAGCGCTATGTCGGGCGTGGTCTGAGCCTGCTCGATCTGATCCAGGAGGGCAACATCGGGTTGATCCGCGCCGTACAGCGCTATGACTGGCGTCGCGGCCATCGCTTCTCGACGCATGCCACCTGGTGGATTCGCCAGGCCATCAGTCGCGCGGTGGCTGATAAAGGGCGCACGATCCGTTTGCCCGTCTATGTGAATACGGCTCTGAACCGCATCCGTCGCGAGCGTCAGCGCTTGCTGCAGGAGTTGGGCCGTGAGCCGACCGAGCAGGAGCTGGCCGAGGCGACGGGGCTGGACCCCATCCGCATGCAGGAGCTGCAGTCGGCCCCGGGCGCCCCCGTCTCCCTGGAGCTGCCCGTCGGCGAGGATGAGGAGCAGGAGCTGGGCGATGTGCTGGCTGACACTGAGTCCGCTTCACCAGAAGATATTGCGACAACTCAGACGCTGAAGGATGAGGTCCAGCGCGTGCTGGAGTCGGTGCTGACGCCGCGTGAGCGCCTGGTGCTACAGTTGCGCTTCGGCCTGGGCAATGGTCAGGCCCATCCGCTGGAGCAGGTGGGCCGCGAACTGGGGATTACGCGCGAGCGCGTACGCCAGATCGAGGCCGGCGCTCTGGCGAAGCTGCGCCAGCCGCCAGTCCTGGAGCGCCTGCGCGGCTGA
- a CDS encoding dipeptidase produces MMQIEAYIAEHEQRFLEDLKGWLRIPSISALPEYAADVRRAAEYAAAQLRSIGLDNVRLIETQGHPLVYGEWLKAAGRPTLLIYGHYDVQPVDPIELWQTPPFEPTIRGENLYCRGACDDKGQTMLVFKALETLITTEGGLPVNVRVLIEGEEETGGEAIEHYVRNYPERLKCDAAFICDTHMPAPDLPALITGLRGILYTEVEARGAVRDLHSGTYGGIAPNPFHALALIIAGLKDVHGHIHMPGLYDRQRQAPPQEERFWQEDPLHLAEALREEMGVAQFSGEPEYPPLQRIWARPTLEIHGFVGGFSGEGPKTVIPASGKAKISMRIPADLGLKAEEVYRLFERRVKELAPPDVEVTVHKIHAGEGVLVSLDAPVMRAASAALKETYGREPIFIREGGSIPIAALFNDILQVPIVLMGFGLPDDNLHSPNEKYSLKQFFKGMRTVARFLQLYGAES; encoded by the coding sequence GATCTCAAAGGGTGGCTGCGAATCCCCAGCATCAGTGCCCTCCCCGAGTACGCTGCTGACGTGCGCCGGGCAGCCGAGTACGCCGCCGCCCAATTGCGCAGCATTGGTCTTGACAACGTCCGTCTCATCGAAACCCAGGGCCATCCGCTGGTCTATGGCGAATGGCTCAAAGCGGCGGGCCGGCCCACTCTCCTTATCTATGGACATTATGATGTCCAGCCCGTTGATCCCATCGAACTCTGGCAGACGCCGCCCTTCGAGCCGACCATTCGCGGCGAGAATCTCTACTGTCGAGGGGCCTGCGATGACAAAGGGCAGACCATGCTCGTCTTCAAAGCCCTGGAGACCCTCATCACCACCGAGGGAGGGCTGCCCGTCAACGTGCGCGTCCTCATCGAAGGAGAAGAGGAGACCGGAGGCGAAGCCATCGAGCACTACGTCCGCAACTATCCCGAGCGCTTGAAGTGCGACGCCGCCTTTATCTGCGACACCCATATGCCGGCGCCCGACCTGCCGGCCCTCATCACGGGCCTGCGCGGCATCCTCTACACCGAAGTCGAAGCGCGTGGAGCCGTACGTGACCTGCACTCAGGCACCTATGGAGGCATAGCTCCAAACCCCTTCCATGCCCTGGCCCTCATCATTGCCGGTCTCAAAGACGTGCATGGGCACATCCACATGCCCGGTCTCTACGATCGCCAGCGGCAGGCGCCGCCGCAGGAAGAGCGTTTCTGGCAAGAAGATCCCCTTCACCTGGCCGAGGCCCTGCGCGAAGAGATGGGCGTGGCCCAGTTCTCTGGCGAGCCAGAGTATCCGCCGCTACAGCGCATCTGGGCCAGACCGACTCTGGAAATTCACGGCTTCGTCGGTGGCTTCAGCGGCGAAGGCCCCAAGACCGTCATTCCCGCCAGCGGCAAAGCCAAGATCAGCATGCGCATCCCAGCCGACCTTGGACTCAAAGCCGAAGAGGTCTATCGCCTCTTCGAACGGCGTGTCAAAGAGCTGGCCCCGCCCGACGTCGAGGTCACCGTCCACAAAATCCATGCTGGCGAGGGCGTACTCGTCTCGCTCGATGCCCCCGTCATGCGGGCTGCCTCAGCGGCCCTCAAAGAGACCTACGGACGCGAGCCGATCTTCATTCGCGAAGGCGGTTCCATTCCCATTGCGGCCCTCTTTAACGACATCCTGCAGGTTCCCATTGTCCTCATGGGCTTTGGCCTGCCCGATGACAATCTCCACTCGCCCAACGAAAAATACTCCCTCAAACAATTCTTCAAAGGGATGCGCACCGTCGCGCGCTTCTTGCAGCTCTACGGAGCGGAGTCCTGA
- a CDS encoding DedA family protein, with amino-acid sequence MSALLPYLVNWLQEYGYPALWGLVFLGAAGIPLPITLLLLAAGAFAVLGDYNLGLLALLAVSAAVAGDSVGYSLGRRWGGRLLDYLEHSPQHWIPQQALKRARQLFHRRGGWAIFLGRTVFSAFGVPITLLSGAERYPYRKFLLFDALGELVGVGLPLSLGFLFGASWEAVGEILGMVSLLLLTLALATWLSYRLLLLLRRLRATHAEPQPRPHPQLEEPERAASPGAASGSSGSLPL; translated from the coding sequence ATGAGCGCCCTGCTTCCCTACCTGGTGAACTGGTTGCAAGAGTACGGCTATCCAGCTCTGTGGGGCCTGGTCTTTCTGGGCGCCGCCGGTATCCCACTCCCGATCACCCTGCTCTTGCTGGCCGCCGGGGCCTTCGCAGTCCTGGGAGACTATAACCTCGGCTTGCTAGCCCTGCTGGCAGTCAGCGCCGCTGTGGCCGGCGATAGCGTCGGCTACAGCCTCGGTCGCCGCTGGGGAGGCCGCCTGCTTGACTACCTGGAACACTCGCCACAACACTGGATTCCACAGCAGGCCCTCAAGCGCGCACGTCAGCTCTTCCATCGGCGCGGCGGCTGGGCCATCTTCCTCGGTCGCACCGTCTTCTCGGCTTTCGGCGTGCCGATTACGCTCCTCTCAGGGGCAGAACGCTATCCGTACCGCAAGTTTCTACTCTTCGATGCCCTCGGCGAGCTGGTGGGCGTCGGCCTGCCCCTCAGCCTCGGCTTTCTCTTCGGCGCCAGCTGGGAGGCCGTAGGCGAGATTCTGGGGATGGTCTCGCTGCTCTTGCTGACCCTGGCCCTGGCTACCTGGCTGAGCTATCGCTTGCTGCTGCTGCTGCGCCGCCTGCGGGCAACTCACGCCGAACCACAGCCCCGACCACACCCCCAGCTCGAAGAGCCAGAACGGGCCGCTTCCCCCGGGGCCGCCTCCGGCTCCTCGGGTTCCCTGCCACTTTAG
- a CDS encoding dUTP diphosphatase produces MNKYLQPLDVAIKRVDPALPLPTYATAGSVGFDLLCRQDTEIAPRDLGFIPGNVIVRTPPGYLLLVTLRSSTPRRKGLLIPHGVGIIDQDYCGEGDEILIQVYNFRDEPVLIKRGERIAQGIFIPVALACWQEVTALGPGRGGFGSTGE; encoded by the coding sequence ATGAACAAGTATCTGCAACCGCTCGACGTGGCGATCAAACGTGTGGACCCAGCCCTGCCGTTGCCAACCTACGCCACCGCTGGCTCGGTTGGCTTTGATCTCCTCTGCCGTCAGGATACAGAGATCGCACCCCGTGATCTCGGTTTCATTCCGGGCAACGTCATTGTGCGCACGCCACCGGGCTATCTGCTCCTGGTGACCCTGCGCAGCAGTACGCCGCGACGCAAGGGGCTGCTGATCCCTCATGGGGTGGGCATCATCGATCAGGACTACTGCGGCGAGGGCGACGAGATACTGATCCAGGTCTATAACTTCCGCGATGAGCCAGTTCTGATCAAGCGCGGTGAGCGCATCGCTCAGGGTATTTTCATTCCGGTGGCTCTGGCCTGCTGGCAGGAGGTGACGGCCCTGGGGCCAGGGCGGGGCGGCTTCGGCAGTACGGGTGAATGA